In Aspergillus chevalieri M1 DNA, chromosome 7, nearly complete sequence, the sequence TAAGTGTGACGTGGATTATAAAGTAGCCAGCGTACTGAGATCCAATGATGGCTGCGTCCATGCAAACCATCGCCAGGTTGATAACCAGAAGCTGGACCAAAATGCCATGATAATGGTCCCTCGGTCGCAGTCTCAATAACCGGGCAGCCTCCCAGGAATATATGGCCGACAATATGATCTCTTGCACCGAAATTCCCACCAGCTGTATTCGTTCGACGATATTGAATCCGGTATAAAACTTATTGCTGTAGTTGGAATGGACACCGAATTCGAAGACGGTGGCAGGGATAAGAAATATAATCGCAAGAGCAATGATCATGGCAAGGGTTCCTTGTATTATCCATTGATCATGGACAATGAGATGAAGGCGTGACCAAAGGACCATCGACTGGCCGACCACAAGACCATACCACCCCACTATCTCTGCTGCAACGCCCGCATAGATGATCCCAAGGCGAAATATAACGACGAGATAGCCCAAAGCAAACAGAATGATACTGATTGATGCGATGAGAAGGGACCAGAAATAGCAGCTGTTGTACTTTTTGAACGTAACGAAACACAGGACAATGAGTTCAATGGAATTGTACAAGGAGATCCCGATAAAGCAGGCAACAATGGTTAACCGTGCAAATGACACATCGGGAAAACAAATGTTCAATTCGAGATCGCCATTGGCTTTATGGCAGCTGTCCTCCTCCAACATCGATGCATACCTCACACTGAAACCCATAGGATTCAATCCTGCATGTTCTGCATTCAATAGAAGAGCACACTCGAAGAATAATGATAGTTTTCGGAAATCGGCACGTGCTTTTCTACCACAAAGGTCTTGATATCATCGAAGTGGCGAGTCCCATGTCCCGTGCGGTTACTCCCATGGTTCAATGGAGTCGCAGATTTTGGTTCGGAGGGGTTTATTAACTTCGATTTTCTGCCCAATTTTGATCTGAAATTTTCAACTCACCTGGGAGGCacccagcgaatcccggctgttgtatgtttttgcaTCTTTATGCCTCGCGAGCGTGGTTTGGGTGTTCGTCGCATATCCGCATATTGATACATTAAAATTTCCGCCTGCTTCAGTATCAGAAATGCTTGTTCTTTTTGTAAGCTAATGGACCATAAATTAACGACACATTTAGAAGTAACGAGCCGACGAACAAAAGACGAAAGGCAAAAAGAAACATTTAGACTGAGCGAAGCTATTGATCAACTAATCCTAGCCGCTAAATCTGTGCTCCAGACAGCGCCGATCATGATGATCATCCAACATACATCGGACTACAACCACCACCTCTACCACTACTTGACGATATTCAAGGTTTATCACCAATCAAGCACGTTGTCCAAGGTTGCATACCACAATTCTCACCAGACCGAGGACCAAGGAAAATGCAGCTCACTCATCTTGACTAACGCATCGACGATGTCTTATCTCATAACACTGCCTCCACCGAACAAATAGCCCTTCTGTCAAGCCCGGCCAACTCCGCGTCTACCTACTTGGTCTACAGTATAGTACTTTCGCCTTTGCTTATATCAATTCACGCAAGGATTGAGATATCATCACTGCTTCATTCTCGGCCTTCTACAGGGTCAATGGCAAGCAGCGGGGAGTTCCGCGACAAGCCACTGCAAGTATGCTGAATGTCATCAACCGGAGAACGGCACAGCCGGGAGACCGTGACCAGGGGGGTTACGGGCACTGATACTGCGGACGCCGTTTGATGAAAATGTGAGGCATTGTCGTCAGAGACTAATGCAGAGCAGATTGTTGAGATAGCTCGCACATCATTGACCTCGGCAAAAACTGAGACATAGACCATGCTTGCATGTTGTGTTGTATCGTGAATTAATCTATGCATTGGCCAGATAGTATAACGTATTCAGTCATTTCATATCAAGCCCTTGAACCGTTGGGCCATTATAGCTTGTCAGTATTGAAATGTTGAAAGATTAAATCACTTGATTGTGTCAAGGGAATAGCTTTCTATTTGTTATGTAATGCGTAAGTCAGTCCATTTGATGTGCCTTGTAGCTCCAATGCATTGACTCAATGCGTTGACTCTGGCATGGACTATAATCAGCAGGATTCTACTGCCCCCTGACACATGCAACAGTCATATCAGTCGCGGAGTCTCTTCTTTCATATCACGTTATTCTAGTGAGCAATGATGACAGTCAACTTATCAAGAAAACTGTCAACTTGAGGACCCTACATCGGAGGTCCCCGTCCGGAGCAGCTCCTGTATAGGGAAAGCCATTTTAAGAACTCGGCGTGTCTTCAGCTGCCTCCTAATTATTTGTCTCAGATAGTTCCTTACTCACTTAGTACTTACTATGAAGGTAGTTGGATCTTTAATCAAGCAGGAGATTGGCAGGATCGTTGGCGTGGGTGTTAATCATGGCGGTTAGCGGGGTCCACCGGCGCCGATTGGTGCATTCATCATCGCCTGCATTATCTGAATGCAGAATTAATATAATATAATTTCTTTTGCTTGTCAGGGTCCGCCAAGGAGAGAAAAATACCAATTAaaagtagtagtagtagacTAAAAGACTAGACTAACCATTAGTCTCAATCAGTCGACTGGCCAAAGGTTACATTCCAACCTCGGCAGCCTCTGAGATGCTCCTCCCCTTCAGGCCAATCGAAGACCATCGCCGCACACCTGAGTCTATCTGTCTCACGCTAGGCACTTTCCGAGTGCTTATCATCTACTCACAAGGCTTGTTCGAAGCTTTCTGTGCCTGCGCTATCCGGGCCGTTTCTCTATGGTCCCTGCCACCTCCCACTCTGCCCTAATTAAGCCTGGTGCACGCCCGAGTAGAAACATGGTGACCAGAATGGGATACCCTAGGCTATGATAGATAAGCCGGTGCTGCGTTGCTCTTGGCGCAGACCCAATCGTCGAACCGCGGTCTTCTGCTTTGGGCGTTGGATTCGGTCTTCTTCGTAGTATCTCTAAAATGGCAACTGGCACCTCACTGATACTCGCAAGATCCTCCATTTTGAGGTTAGTGCTTGGACGACTTACGACTTTGCAATTATTGCGAAAGCCGGAATGACGGCCTTCGAGATTAAACCCCGTCGGACTAAGAAGGGAATTGTATCATCGCCCGAGCGTTGCACGTTCTCCGAAGAGCAAGGAAAATGGGATGGTTGTAGGTCATGAGTTCCCGATTGAGTCGAGTCCAGAATCAGTTGTAGCCATGTATAAATAGAGCCATAATTCCTCTGTGTAGCTGTGTCTCCTGCCATCCAGCATCGGACACTCTCAAGCATTATCTGATTCTTCCACTCTTCAACGGACTCTGTCAACAGTATCTCTTCACCTTTTTGAAGATCCCCATCTATCCAAAATGAAGTTCTCTTCCATCCTCACAGGCTCTCTCCTTGCCAGCGCTGCTCTGGCTGCTCCTCTCACCGAGAAGCGTCAAGCTCGCCACGAAGCTCGTCGCGCCAACAAACAGCGTCACAGCAACCCTCCACTCATCCCCGGTACCAGCAAAGAGGTTCTCAAGGTCACCAACACTACCCAGGCTCAGTACAGCTCCAACTGGGCCGGTGCTGTTCTAATTGGCTCCGGCTACACGACCGTCACTGGCGAGTTCACCGTCCCCAGTGTCTCCGCCCCAAGTAGTGGCGCTGGTGGCTTCGGCTTGGGAGAAGAGTCCTGTGCCTCCGCCTGGGTCGGTATTGACGGCGACACCTGCGAGACCGCCATCCTCCAGACAGGCGTCGACTTCTGCTACCAGGGCGGCCAAGCCTCCTACAGCGCCTGGTACGAATGGTACCCCGACTACGCCTATGACTTCAGCGGCATCACCATCTCCGAAGGTGACTCCATCAGGGTCACCGTCGAGGCCTCCACTGAGAGCACTGGAACAGCCACTGTCGAGAACCTTACCAATGGCCAGTCCGTCACCCACCGATTCACTGGAGGCACCCAGGGCGATCTCTGTGagaccaatgctgaatggaTTGTCGAGGATTTTGAATCCGGTGGTTCGCTTGTTTCCTTCGCTGATTTCGGAACGGTTACTTTCACTAATGCCGAGGCCACCAGCAACGGCAGGACTGTTGGTCCCTCTGGTGCTACCATCATGGATATCCGGCAGAATGGCCAGGTCCTGACTGAGGCCTCTGTGTCTAGTGATTCTGTCACTGTCAGTTATGTCTAGGTGGCCTCTAGGTTGCTGTCTAGACAGAGATATGGGGATGAGTGAAATTTGAGTAAAGAGCTATCCGGATTTTTCTGAACTTGTCCACTCATTAAATTCTGATTTCTTGATGAATGTTCTTATCTTTGTTTGTAACTGCTTTAGGCATTAGAATAAATGGAAGTGCACGCGCGTTGCGAGAATGCTGTTCTTGGGACTGTGTAGATGGTGTACGGATTAGATGTAGTGGAATGGCGAGATATGCAAGAGCGGCCCAAGGGACAGAGCAAGTTCGGAAAACTTGGGACCCCTTGGTATATTTAGCATGCAAAGACAGTTCTTGTGAGCATTAGCATGAGGATCAGCGCCAGCACGCGCTAAGTGATGCAGCCCCACCATTGCCCGGCCAATCAGTCTATCAAAAGTGTTGAGAATATTGACATGTTCGGCCACTTCAACGAGCATTGCCCTCGTCGCTTAAACCTATAAACTCGGGAGTGGTGATAATTTTCTCTCTCCTCAGAGTTTCCATCGGACTTCCATAGATCGCTGCTGAGCGTGTGAGGCTCAAATTATATATGCATATGGCCGTACCAGCACCCCTGGAGCAAGAACTGGAGGAATTTTTTCAACGATTTTCTCAAAATACCTCAGACATTGCAGGATGACCCTTCTCATTTTAGTAAATCCGTTGAACGGAAGGAGTACTTCAGAGAGCGGATGGACAGATACCTGAGAAACCACACTCTGATCAAGCGCCTGAAGAACCCTGGTCTTTCTCCCTGCTACGTATAGCGCAAGCACCACGCCATGCACGTTTGGAAGCACTTCAAGTATTACTGGAATTGATGCCTCTGAAGGACATTGGACTGCGAGACTGTCGCGGCCGGACGACGCCGCGAACTTCAAAGCATCCAACACACAAAAACTCTTGCTGGACTACGGTGCCGATCCTAACTCAAAAGACATAGGTGACCGCACTCCATTGCCGTCGGCAACGACGCCTGGACTGGTATATGGCCGGATCATAGGGCCGCAAAAGACATTCCCGGCTAATGTCGACATGATCGCTTGTCTGCTGGTAAATGGTGCGGAGATCGACTCTGAGTATTATGAGAAGCGCGCTCCGTTGATATGGGCCATGACGCATATTTTCACCAACACCACACAAACATTGAAACCCCACTGCATTATACAATTTACCGAAAAAAAAGAGCCTCGCATTGGAGCTAATTCGCAACCTAAGCACACCAGCGCTGAATGTCGAGGACAACCGTGGCAAGGCTCCATTGCTCTGTGCATTGAAAAATGAATTGGTACATATCCTCCAGCATCTTGTACGGTGTGGTGCAAATATCGATCTATCCCAGCCCAAGATATGGTTTGATTTGGGAGGCCCGGGTCTACGTTATATTCGATTCACGCAGAAGCCTGGGTCCTCGGGCTTTAAACTTATAGACCAATCTCCGAATAAGCATGACTGGCTGCCAAGTGCTGAGGAGAATATACTGTGGTGAGTCATCCTTCCATACCAAGCTGAGTTTCAAGGGTTCTGACCAACTATAAGTTATCACAAGGAAGGGGATAGAGAATGGTCACGACTCAGACAGCGGAAGGAATTCCCGCAACAGAACCATGAATACCTTCATTACGCCTGTATAAAATCCAGCAATGGCCCGGCCGAATGGATCGAGTCTCACATATCGGTTTCCTTTCCCAGCGAAGAGAATGACTTCCAGGGTATTGAATGGAGTGCAGCGAAGGGTAAAGGTTCCGGATTTGTCACTACGATCCCAACCAGTACTTTTCCTGTAATCTGGAAAGAGTTTTATAAACAGTTTCCAGAGCAC encodes:
- the ASPERGILLOPEPSIN2 gene encoding A4/G1 family peptidase (COG:S;~EggNog:ENOG410PNBI;~InterPro:IPR038656,IPR000250,IPR013320;~MEROPS:MER0001321;~PFAM:PF01828;~SECRETED:SignalP(1-18);~go_function: GO:0004190 - aspartic-type endopeptidase activity [Evidence IEA];~go_process: GO:0006508 - proteolysis [Evidence IEA]), whose product is MKFSSILTGSLLASAALAAPLTEKRQARHEARRANKQRHSNPPLIPGTSKEVLKVTNTTQAQYSSNWAGAVLIGSGYTTVTGEFTVPSVSAPSSGAGGFGLGEESCASAWVGIDGDTCETAILQTGVDFCYQGGQASYSAWYEWYPDYAYDFSGITISEGDSIRVTVEASTESTGTATVENLTNGQSVTHRFTGGTQGDLCETNAEWIVEDFESGGSLVSFADFGTVTFTNAEATSNGRTVGPSGATIMDIRQNGQVLTEASVSSDSVTVSYV